In Macadamia integrifolia cultivar HAES 741 chromosome 12, SCU_Mint_v3, whole genome shotgun sequence, the following are encoded in one genomic region:
- the LOC122057348 gene encoding uncharacterized N-acetyltransferase p20-like: MWFGLKTGSSFLSTIYLSGYPYKFFLLLSSFNKGGLASAPPHYPNYDHQSFSFSCGDLAHAMPWALSIYPLLRKTILVVSGSVKQRMDPTKISLRPFKLSDVDDFMVWASDDRVTHSLRWNTFASKEHALNYIKQVVIPHPWRRSICLNDRSIGYVSVKPESGDGTCRAHIGYALAVEYWGQGITTIALKMALSSVFKEMPYLVRVQAFVEVENKASQRVLEKVGFLREGLLRKYGFNKGEIKDLIIYSFLSTDPLLN, from the coding sequence ATGTGGTTTGGTCTAAAAACTGGTTCTTCATTTCTCTCTACCATCTATCTTTCTGGTTACCCATATAAGTTCTTTCTGcttctttcaagtttcaacaaaGGCGGCCTGGCCTCTGCCCCACCCCATTACCCCAATTACGACCACCAATCATTCTCATTCAGTTGTGGTGATCTAGCTCATGCCATGCCCTGGGCTTTATCTATATATCCACTACTCAGAAAAACTATCCTAGTAGTTTCCGGCAGTGTCAAACAGAGAATGGATCCGACCAAGATCTCTCTCCGGCCATTCAAACTTTCCGACGTCGATGACTTCATGGTTTGGGCTAGCGATGATCGGGTTACCCATTCTCTTCGATGGAACACCTTCGCATCTAAGGAACATGCATTGAACTACATCAAGCAAGTTGTCATTCCCCACCCATGGCGTCGCTCCATATGCTTGAACGATCGCTCTATTGGATATGTATCTGTCAAGCCGGAATCTGGAGATGGTACATGTAGAGCACATATTGGGTATGCCTTAGCAGTAGAGTATTGGGGCCAAGGGATAACCACCATAGCTTTGAAGATGGCACTCTCTTCTgttttcaaagaaatgccttatCTGGTTAGAGTGCAAGCATTTGTTGAGGTAGAGAATAAGGCCTCACAAAGGGTACTAGAGAAGGTTGGGTTCCTAAGAGAGGGTCTCTTGAGGAAGTATGGTTTTAACAAAGGTGAGATTAAGGATTTGATTATCTATAGTTTCTTATCAACAGATCCTCTGCTAAATTGA